A genomic stretch from Nocardia wallacei includes:
- a CDS encoding ERF family protein, with product MTFTPLTPKVMEAFSRVMEEVREIGKKDRNRDQNFMFRGIDTVINTVGPLLRKHGVVIIPTAESIETERYVTNKGTAMKNATVRMRYTVHGPAGDSFEGVTYGEAADSGDKAVSKAQSVAYRVFLLQSLTIPTNEPDPDASSHERSSVHPAQAAREELLAVLKRKGVQPDDAMQRFAADNDGMDIRACNDPSPIHALTAHYSALPEAVGEQ from the coding sequence ATGACCTTCACACCTCTCACGCCGAAGGTGATGGAGGCGTTCTCGCGCGTGATGGAGGAAGTCCGCGAGATCGGCAAGAAGGACCGGAACAGGGACCAAAACTTCATGTTCCGGGGCATCGACACCGTGATCAACACGGTCGGCCCGCTGCTGCGCAAACACGGCGTGGTGATCATTCCGACCGCCGAGAGCATCGAGACGGAACGCTACGTCACCAACAAGGGCACGGCGATGAAGAACGCCACCGTGCGGATGCGGTACACGGTGCATGGTCCGGCCGGTGACTCGTTCGAGGGGGTCACCTACGGGGAGGCGGCCGACAGCGGCGACAAGGCCGTGAGCAAGGCGCAGTCGGTGGCGTACCGGGTGTTCCTGCTCCAGTCGCTCACCATCCCCACCAATGAGCCGGACCCGGACGCGAGCAGCCACGAGCGCTCCAGCGTGCACCCCGCGCAGGCAGCGCGGGAGGAGCTGCTGGCCGTGCTCAAACGCAAAGGTGTCCAGCCGGACGACGCTATGCAGCGATTCGCGGCCGACAACGACGGCATGGACATCCGGGCATGCAACGACCCCAGCCCGATCCACGCCCTGACCGCGCACTACAGCGCATTGCCGGAGGCCGTCGGTGAGCAGTAA
- a CDS encoding helix-turn-helix domain-containing protein — MTDRRIEPSPDAGLLPDHLWDAASVRPRGVRFAQVPLWLIEAGASGTAMKVWGAIARRMNAKTRQGFPKRKTLAEMIGMSLSAVDRALRELRRLGALVCRPRWRADGGRSSNDYLLLWEPLTDLLSSVDAGTPLVISDEGPSSDVVMGSTPEPVGPAAPAPTSAPPVTGGETGTPLVIGDEGVRGLIESYQDPGGSIRPGALGAEPAGGAGSPLPTTCPQHPEGTPEPCGPCRWYRVTAKAREEERAAAAEQARQEAARARAAQVAAAEHQHRLAAAAGCDDCDAEGNRPDGSICDHRNDAARLAAVAAFRVAQATKPRRFSRPRWTRQRPADLPLPAPAPIPGVTG; from the coding sequence ATGACCGATCGACGGATTGAGCCGTCACCAGACGCCGGGCTCCTGCCCGATCACCTGTGGGACGCAGCCAGCGTCCGCCCCCGCGGCGTCCGCTTCGCCCAAGTGCCGCTGTGGCTCATCGAGGCCGGCGCCAGCGGCACGGCGATGAAGGTGTGGGGCGCGATCGCGCGCCGGATGAACGCGAAGACGCGGCAGGGGTTCCCGAAGCGGAAGACGCTCGCGGAGATGATCGGCATGTCCTTGTCGGCGGTCGATCGGGCGCTGCGGGAGCTGCGCCGTCTGGGCGCCCTAGTGTGCCGTCCTCGCTGGCGGGCCGACGGCGGCCGGTCCAGCAATGACTACCTGCTGTTGTGGGAGCCGCTGACAGACCTGCTGAGCAGCGTGGATGCGGGTACCCCCCTCGTCATTTCCGACGAGGGGCCCTCGTCGGATGTGGTGATGGGGAGCACGCCGGAACCGGTCGGTCCGGCCGCGCCCGCGCCGACCAGCGCCCCACCGGTGACCGGCGGAGAGACCGGTACCCCCCTCGTCATCGGTGACGAGGGGGTCCGGGGGTTGATCGAGAGCTATCAAGATCCAGGGGGATCAATACGGCCGGGCGCGCTGGGCGCGGAGCCTGCGGGCGGCGCGGGGTCGCCGCTCCCCACCACTTGCCCTCAACACCCGGAGGGGACACCGGAGCCGTGCGGGCCGTGCCGCTGGTATCGGGTCACCGCGAAGGCCAGGGAGGAGGAGCGCGCCGCTGCCGCCGAGCAGGCCCGCCAGGAGGCGGCGCGGGCGCGCGCGGCCCAGGTCGCTGCCGCTGAGCACCAGCACCGGCTCGCCGCGGCTGCTGGGTGCGACGACTGCGACGCGGAAGGCAACCGCCCCGACGGCAGTATCTGCGACCACCGCAACGACGCTGCGCGCCTGGCCGCCGTCGCCGCGTTCCGCGTCGCGCAGGCCACGAAGCCGCGCCGCTTCTCCCGTCCGCGCTGGACCCGCCAGCGGCCTGCTGATCTGCCGCTGCCCGCCCCGGCCCCGATACCGGGGGTGACCGGGTGA
- a CDS encoding helix-turn-helix domain-containing protein, translating into MTVVPLHQPRWEPDAMLIESAIAGRVRYANLQPHEKPWLVAQLTAAGHTTDTIAAWLHCSRRTVQTARSEPVGVLTAALLAAERAQADAEHRARAARISPAAITDLVREVERLKATRGQLIDQLAEMRRKCDTPCPPQIVILHPPRRRARRAPECTLPLFEMGA; encoded by the coding sequence GTGACCGTGGTACCGCTACACCAGCCCCGCTGGGAGCCCGACGCGATGTTGATCGAATCGGCCATCGCCGGGCGCGTCCGCTACGCCAACCTCCAACCCCACGAAAAACCCTGGCTCGTCGCGCAACTCACCGCAGCCGGGCACACCACAGACACCATCGCCGCCTGGCTGCACTGCTCCCGCCGCACAGTCCAGACAGCCCGCTCCGAACCCGTCGGCGTGCTCACCGCCGCGCTGCTCGCCGCCGAGCGCGCCCAGGCCGACGCCGAACACCGCGCCCGCGCCGCCCGCATCTCCCCGGCCGCGATCACCGACCTGGTGCGCGAAGTCGAACGCCTGAAGGCCACCCGCGGCCAGCTGATCGACCAGCTCGCCGAGATGCGCCGCAAATGCGACACCCCCTGTCCACCGCAGATCGTGATCCTGCACCCGCCCCGCCGGCGCGCGCGCCGGGCGCCGGAGTGCACACTGCCGCTGTTCGAGATGGGCGCGTGA
- a CDS encoding helix-turn-helix transcriptional regulator, translating into MQWLTNREAAAKLRIQPVTLARWRMQGRGPRYEKLGEGKSARIRYLDRDVEKWMADPNRDAPADAQVSA; encoded by the coding sequence ATGCAGTGGCTCACCAATCGCGAGGCCGCGGCGAAGCTTCGCATACAGCCGGTGACTCTGGCCCGGTGGCGTATGCAGGGGCGCGGCCCCCGCTACGAGAAGTTGGGCGAAGGCAAGTCGGCCCGGATCCGGTACCTGGACCGGGATGTCGAGAAGTGGATGGCGGACCCGAACCGCGACGCTCCGGCCGATGCGCAGGTGAGCGCATGA
- a CDS encoding helix-turn-helix domain-containing protein, which translates to MGRKRARYEMATRFSGIPGYVPSGPIADHIEELAGFGLPLSSIARDAGCTPECVESILRRMWKTTRIRQATAIKAVTFHPNERQEIVLAIGAVRRLQALHAIGWTWQALSAHTPGISASLLSQMARPGADRIIMSWTAWRTVHDAYEKLSGTPGTQGRAKHARLAAERRKWPAPLDWEDLDIDDPRVTAVRSGPPKVTQWTVAEDRRERAQVLSEEGASVEQIAERLGVTPRQVERYLAEAKREDSAA; encoded by the coding sequence ATGGGCCGCAAACGAGCGAGATACGAGATGGCCACCCGCTTCTCGGGCATCCCCGGCTACGTCCCGTCGGGCCCGATCGCCGACCACATCGAAGAACTGGCCGGATTCGGTCTGCCACTGTCCTCGATCGCCCGCGACGCCGGATGCACCCCCGAGTGCGTCGAGAGCATCCTGCGGCGGATGTGGAAGACCACACGCATCCGGCAGGCGACCGCTATCAAGGCCGTCACCTTCCACCCGAACGAACGCCAGGAGATCGTCCTGGCCATCGGCGCGGTGCGCCGGTTACAGGCACTGCACGCGATCGGCTGGACCTGGCAAGCGTTGTCGGCGCACACCCCCGGCATCTCCGCATCGCTGCTGTCGCAGATGGCCCGGCCGGGTGCCGACCGCATCATCATGTCGTGGACCGCCTGGCGCACTGTCCACGATGCGTACGAAAAGCTCTCCGGCACACCAGGAACCCAAGGTCGCGCGAAACATGCCCGCCTCGCCGCCGAACGTCGCAAATGGCCGGCACCGCTGGATTGGGAGGACCTGGACATCGACGACCCCCGCGTAACCGCGGTGCGGTCGGGGCCGCCGAAGGTGACCCAGTGGACGGTGGCTGAGGACCGCCGCGAGCGTGCGCAGGTGCTGAGTGAGGAGGGGGCGTCGGTGGAGCAGATCGCCGAACGGCTGGGTGTCACTCCCCGTCAGGTGGAGCGCTACCTGGCCGAGGCGAAGCGGGAGGACTCCGCAGCCTGA
- a CDS encoding helix-turn-helix domain-containing protein → MMHQSGLSTRELARRVGSHHSFIDHLLSGRKDTCAADRADKIASAIKAPTDVLFENEFGPYEGDRDDS, encoded by the coding sequence TTGATGCACCAATCCGGATTGTCGACACGGGAGTTGGCGCGGCGGGTTGGCTCCCACCACTCGTTCATCGACCATTTGCTGTCTGGTCGCAAGGACACATGTGCGGCGGATCGTGCGGACAAAATCGCGTCCGCGATCAAGGCCCCCACAGATGTGTTGTTCGAGAACGAGTTTGGGCCGTACGAAGGCGACCGCGATGACAGCTGA
- a CDS encoding helix-turn-helix domain-containing protein, with amino-acid sequence MADRKYDFGRSARMVVSRRYLGLDRDEMAAILRVSLSSYQRMENGQAGIPQGIWGEVDKLHEMFDHDVEQLLDEAAGGPLEVTVWRGKTKYRPFPGMWQRVVSEAMRENPQIEPKFPEDEA; translated from the coding sequence GTGGCTGACCGGAAATACGACTTTGGACGCTCGGCACGGATGGTGGTCTCCCGCCGCTACCTCGGCTTGGACCGCGACGAAATGGCCGCCATCCTCCGTGTGTCCCTCAGCTCCTACCAGCGGATGGAGAACGGTCAGGCAGGCATCCCGCAGGGCATCTGGGGCGAGGTCGACAAGCTGCACGAGATGTTCGACCACGATGTCGAGCAGCTGCTGGACGAAGCCGCGGGCGGCCCGCTGGAGGTCACGGTGTGGCGCGGAAAGACGAAGTACCGCCCATTCCCTGGCATGTGGCAGCGCGTCGTCTCCGAAGCCATGCGCGAGAACCCGCAGATCGAACCCAAGTTCCCGGAAGACGAGGCCTGA
- a CDS encoding helix-turn-helix domain-containing protein — protein sequence MTAEVEWMTAAEVAELWRITPREVQRMASRGEIAHMRIGNRIRIAAQTVLDYQRSHTTRARSPRR from the coding sequence ATGACAGCTGAGGTCGAATGGATGACGGCGGCGGAGGTCGCCGAGCTGTGGCGGATCACGCCGCGCGAGGTCCAGCGGATGGCGTCGCGGGGAGAGATCGCGCACATGCGCATCGGGAACAGGATCAGGATCGCCGCGCAAACGGTCCTGGACTACCAGCGGTCACACACCACGCGGGCACGTTCGCCGCGGCGCTGA
- a CDS encoding thymidine phosphorylase has product MVSAHSAVSVITAKRDGGELGDEQIDWVVDAYTRGEVADEQMSALAMAILLRGMTRREIARWTRAMIASGRRLDFTDLPRPTVDKHSTGGVGDKITLPLAPLVAACGAAVPQLSGRGLGHTGGTLDKLESIPGWRADVPVPLMRELAADPKIGAVVCAAGADLAPADKRLYALRDVTGTVESIPLIASSIMSKKIAEGTAALVLDVKVGGGAFMKDIESARELATTMVELGVDAGVRTMALLTAMDTPLGRTAGNALEVAEAVEVLAGGGPGDVVELTLALAREMLAQAGIPDADPAAALADGRAMDHWRAMISAQGGDPDAPLPEARHRETVIAAASGTLARLDAMAVGLAAWRLGAGRARQGDPVQPGAGVELHAKPGDAVTTGQPLFTLHTDTPDTIPVALDTLRAGYAIGPDPVAPTPLVLDRIAP; this is encoded by the coding sequence ATGGTGAGCGCGCATTCGGCGGTATCGGTGATCACGGCGAAACGAGACGGCGGCGAACTCGGCGACGAGCAGATCGACTGGGTCGTGGACGCTTACACGCGCGGCGAGGTCGCCGACGAACAGATGTCCGCCCTGGCGATGGCGATTCTGCTGCGCGGCATGACACGGCGGGAGATCGCGCGGTGGACCCGGGCGATGATCGCGTCGGGGCGGCGGCTCGACTTCACCGACCTGCCCCGGCCGACCGTCGACAAGCACTCCACGGGCGGTGTCGGCGACAAGATCACGCTGCCCTTGGCGCCGCTGGTGGCCGCGTGCGGGGCGGCGGTCCCGCAACTGTCCGGGCGCGGGCTCGGCCACACCGGCGGCACCTTGGACAAGCTGGAGTCGATACCCGGCTGGCGGGCCGACGTGCCGGTGCCGCTGATGCGGGAGTTGGCGGCGGATCCGAAGATCGGCGCGGTGGTGTGCGCCGCCGGTGCCGACCTCGCCCCGGCCGACAAGCGGCTGTACGCGCTGCGCGACGTGACCGGCACGGTGGAGTCGATCCCGTTGATCGCCAGTTCGATCATGAGCAAGAAGATCGCCGAGGGCACCGCGGCGCTGGTGCTCGACGTCAAGGTGGGTGGCGGCGCGTTCATGAAGGACATCGAATCGGCGCGCGAATTGGCCACCACCATGGTCGAACTGGGGGTCGACGCGGGCGTGCGCACGATGGCGCTGCTGACCGCGATGGACACCCCGCTCGGCCGTACCGCCGGGAACGCGCTGGAGGTGGCCGAAGCGGTCGAGGTGCTGGCCGGTGGCGGACCCGGCGATGTCGTCGAGCTGACCCTCGCGCTGGCTCGGGAAATGTTGGCGCAGGCCGGAATTCCCGACGCCGACCCCGCCGCGGCGCTCGCCGACGGCCGCGCCATGGACCATTGGCGGGCGATGATCTCGGCGCAGGGCGGTGACCCGGACGCGCCCCTGCCCGAGGCCCGCCATCGCGAGACGGTCATCGCCGCGGCCTCGGGCACCCTCGCCCGCCTCGACGCCATGGCGGTGGGGCTGGCCGCCTGGCGGCTCGGAGCCGGGCGGGCGCGCCAGGGTGATCCGGTGCAACCCGGAGCGGGAGTCGAACTGCACGCCAAGCCCGGCGATGCCGTCACCACGGGCCAGCCCCTGTTCACCCTCCACACGGACACCCCCGACACCATCCCGGTAGCCCTCGACACGCTCCGCGCGGGTTATGCCATCGGCCCGGACCCCGTCGCCCCCACCCCACTCGTCCTGGACCGCATCGCTCCCTGA
- a CDS encoding tyrosine-type recombinase/integrase translates to MAKGELGWIQRRVRTSKSTGRETITYIARITPPGGEEYSKSFSRKGRVGEPGTAAHWLNQEIESIRRKQWIDPRDRDWTVGEWADEWVASLTGIDEETRRFYKTVVELDIKPSGLGDEPLAVDGRRMGRWMNELAERKWNKVKLMPSTIDGRRIVVSMMFGAAFEEQLIPRNPMKKVKNPAGALVVEPIDPRELPTPEQVWHLHDIAAKVAPLFAEQIIVTAGTGVRPGELLGVQRMNTVGRELQVVRQRKMKSAAVEFGLPKSRKIRRVAFGHEVGQALERHCKLADYKIGEQDVVFRFTGGKDWHRSTWSSHWRRIRAAAGLERMQFYTLRHYYASVLINGGASPKLVMERMGHSSSKYTLERYARLWHDNEEVTRALSDAGLCRDNAGTIRPAE, encoded by the coding sequence TTGGCTAAAGGCGAACTGGGCTGGATCCAGCGAAGGGTCCGAACGTCGAAATCCACTGGGCGCGAGACGATTACCTACATCGCACGCATCACTCCGCCCGGTGGAGAGGAGTACTCGAAGTCGTTCTCACGCAAGGGACGTGTGGGCGAACCCGGCACCGCGGCGCACTGGCTCAACCAGGAAATCGAGTCGATCCGCCGCAAGCAGTGGATCGACCCCCGCGACCGCGATTGGACCGTAGGCGAGTGGGCGGACGAGTGGGTGGCATCCCTCACCGGCATCGACGAAGAAACGCGCCGCTTCTACAAGACGGTCGTTGAGCTCGACATCAAACCGTCCGGCCTCGGCGACGAACCGTTAGCGGTCGACGGCCGCCGAATGGGTCGCTGGATGAACGAACTCGCCGAACGCAAGTGGAACAAGGTCAAGCTAATGCCGTCTACCATCGACGGCCGCCGCATCGTCGTGAGCATGATGTTCGGGGCTGCCTTCGAAGAGCAGCTGATCCCGCGCAATCCCATGAAGAAGGTGAAGAACCCGGCCGGGGCGCTGGTGGTGGAGCCGATCGACCCACGGGAGCTGCCCACCCCCGAACAGGTCTGGCACCTGCACGACATCGCGGCCAAGGTAGCGCCGCTGTTCGCCGAGCAGATCATCGTCACCGCCGGGACGGGCGTGCGTCCGGGGGAGCTGCTGGGCGTGCAGCGCATGAACACCGTGGGCCGGGAACTTCAAGTGGTGCGGCAGCGCAAGATGAAGTCGGCCGCAGTGGAGTTCGGGCTCCCGAAGAGCCGCAAGATTCGCCGCGTCGCCTTCGGCCACGAGGTGGGCCAGGCGCTCGAACGCCATTGCAAGCTGGCCGACTACAAAATCGGCGAACAGGACGTGGTCTTCCGGTTCACCGGCGGGAAGGACTGGCACCGGTCGACCTGGTCCAGCCACTGGCGGCGCATCCGCGCGGCGGCGGGCCTAGAGCGGATGCAGTTCTACACGTTGCGCCACTACTACGCCAGCGTGCTGATCAACGGCGGGGCGTCGCCGAAGCTGGTGATGGAGCGGATGGGACACAGCAGCTCGAAATACACCCTGGAGCGGTACGCGCGGCTGTGGCACGACAACGAGGAAGTGACCCGCGCGCTGAGCGACGCCGGCCTATGCCGGGACAATGCCGGGACAATCCGGCCCGCCGAGTAG
- a CDS encoding HNH endonuclease codes for MRRTAPSPATVDIVKARSGSACEHCAGRRGVQIHHRRPRGMGGTRRADSNSPAALLHLCLECHGLIESRREWALANGLLIRQNADPALTAVLLGGRNVLLDNEGRYLPAFDDN; via the coding sequence ATGAGGAGGACTGCGCCGTCTCCGGCGACGGTCGACATCGTGAAGGCCCGCTCCGGCTCAGCGTGCGAGCACTGCGCCGGACGCCGAGGTGTGCAGATCCATCACCGGCGCCCGCGTGGCATGGGCGGTACCCGCCGCGCCGACAGCAACAGCCCGGCCGCGCTGCTGCACCTGTGCCTGGAATGTCACGGCCTGATCGAGAGCCGCCGAGAGTGGGCGCTGGCCAACGGCCTGCTGATCCGGCAGAACGCCGACCCGGCCCTGACCGCGGTCCTACTGGGAGGCCGAAACGTACTGCTGGACAACGAAGGCCGGTACCTACCGGCCTTCGACGACAACTGA
- a CDS encoding 3'-5' exoribonuclease has translation MGSTPTTTYTYDTEFLENGSTIDLISIGIVCETGREYYAVNADMPVDRIKNHQWLMDNVWPSLPLRGRKPSTGYVGSESAGVLDTSSTLVKPRWVIANEVREFLLAESTPELWADYAAYDHVLLAQLWGPMSRLPKGLPMWTHELQQALEDAPPGFVPPEQTTGLHNALEDARHNMRVLAAVRWLRMCESTTATGGEA, from the coding sequence ATGGGCAGCACACCGACCACGACCTACACCTACGACACCGAATTCCTGGAGAACGGCTCCACGATCGACCTCATCTCGATCGGCATCGTCTGCGAGACCGGCCGCGAGTACTACGCCGTCAACGCCGACATGCCGGTCGACCGGATCAAGAACCACCAGTGGCTGATGGACAACGTGTGGCCATCCCTCCCCCTGCGCGGGCGCAAACCGAGCACCGGCTACGTCGGCAGTGAAAGCGCCGGCGTGCTCGACACCTCTTCGACCCTGGTGAAACCGCGGTGGGTGATCGCCAACGAGGTCCGCGAATTCCTGCTGGCCGAATCGACGCCGGAGCTGTGGGCCGACTACGCCGCCTACGACCACGTCCTCCTGGCGCAGCTGTGGGGCCCGATGTCGAGGCTGCCGAAGGGCCTCCCGATGTGGACCCACGAACTCCAGCAAGCCCTCGAGGACGCCCCGCCAGGGTTCGTGCCGCCGGAGCAGACCACCGGCCTGCACAACGCCCTCGAGGACGCACGCCACAACATGCGTGTGCTCGCCGCGGTCCGCTGGCTCCGCATGTGCGAGAGCACCACCGCGACCGGTGGTGAGGCGTGA
- a CDS encoding cytidine deaminase: MDIDWEMLRTRAFEAMGNAYAPYSRFPVGAAGWTDRGVVTGCNVENLSYGLGLCAECVLVGNFCATGGGRLLAVAVCDSRGAILMPCGRCRQVLYEHGGAEMLVDHRDGPVPLRSLLPDAFGPSDLAAGQRDM, encoded by the coding sequence ATGGATATCGACTGGGAAATGCTTCGTACCAGGGCATTCGAAGCGATGGGCAACGCGTACGCGCCCTACTCGAGATTCCCCGTCGGGGCGGCGGGATGGACCGATAGGGGAGTGGTCACCGGCTGCAATGTGGAGAATCTCTCATACGGGCTCGGCCTCTGTGCCGAATGTGTACTCGTGGGTAACTTCTGCGCGACCGGTGGCGGGCGGTTGCTGGCGGTTGCCGTCTGCGATTCGCGCGGGGCGATTCTGATGCCCTGCGGGCGCTGCCGTCAGGTGCTCTACGAGCACGGCGGCGCGGAAATGCTGGTGGATCACCGCGACGGCCCGGTGCCGCTGCGGAGTTTGCTGCCCGATGCCTTCGGGCCGTCGGATTTGGCTGCGGGGCAGCGCGATATGTGA
- a CDS encoding SLC13 family permease: MSERVGTAQRGDGSAEEVAADRPARVLDRVRLGLLVAGLLCVVTGLLPRDEAVANMRRIGPLLLFLGSVIVLAELARRARVFDVIAYRLAIVGRGYYPALFVSCVAFASATTIVLNLDTTAVLLTPVLLALAAPARIPPLPLAMTTLWLANTASLLLPVSNLTNLLAADRVGLAGTEFAARMWLPQLVSIAATMLWLWVWYWRRGRRGVDRYRPPEPVRIADRRARALLYLTGAACLLFIVAIPIVGDLIGVAALAAALLAVGAFAVFDRSALRLSLLPWRLLVFVVGLFLVVPTLGRFGLATLMHTLIGADPGAVGAFRAAAAGAGLSNVANNLPAYTAGEVVIEPGHHDQLLALLIGTNIGSIVTPWASLATLLCLEFCRSHGVRVPLGRFVATGAVLAATATAGAVGALLLAP, from the coding sequence GTGTCTGAGCGAGTGGGCACCGCGCAGCGGGGTGACGGGAGTGCCGAGGAGGTTGCGGCGGATCGGCCGGCGCGTGTGCTTGATCGGGTGCGGCTCGGGCTGTTGGTCGCCGGGTTGCTGTGCGTGGTCACCGGCTTGCTGCCGCGGGACGAGGCGGTGGCGAACATGCGGCGGATCGGGCCGCTGCTGTTGTTCCTCGGCAGTGTGATCGTGCTCGCGGAGCTGGCTCGGCGGGCGCGGGTTTTCGACGTGATCGCGTATCGGCTGGCGATCGTCGGACGCGGTTACTATCCGGCCTTGTTCGTGTCGTGCGTGGCCTTCGCGTCCGCGACGACCATCGTGCTCAACCTCGACACCACCGCGGTGTTGCTCACGCCGGTGCTGCTGGCGCTGGCGGCGCCCGCCCGCATTCCGCCGCTGCCGTTGGCCATGACCACCCTGTGGCTGGCCAATACGGCGAGCCTGCTGCTGCCCGTGTCGAACCTGACCAATCTGCTCGCCGCCGACCGGGTGGGGCTGGCGGGCACCGAGTTCGCGGCGAGAATGTGGCTGCCGCAATTGGTTTCGATCGCGGCGACGATGCTGTGGCTGTGGGTGTGGTACTGGCGGCGCGGACGCCGGGGCGTGGACCGTTACCGGCCGCCGGAGCCCGTCCGGATCGCGGACCGGCGGGCGCGCGCCCTGCTCTACCTCACCGGCGCGGCCTGCCTGTTGTTCATCGTCGCGATCCCGATCGTCGGGGATCTGATCGGCGTCGCCGCCTTGGCCGCGGCGCTGCTCGCGGTCGGCGCGTTCGCGGTCTTCGACAGGTCCGCGCTGCGGCTTTCGCTGCTGCCGTGGCGGCTGCTGGTCTTCGTGGTCGGCTTGTTCCTGGTGGTTCCGACCCTGGGCCGATTCGGACTCGCCACACTGATGCACACGTTGATCGGCGCGGATCCGGGCGCGGTCGGAGCCTTCCGCGCGGCCGCGGCGGGGGCCGGGTTGTCCAATGTGGCCAACAATCTCCCGGCGTACACCGCGGGCGAGGTGGTGATCGAGCCCGGGCACCACGACCAACTGCTCGCGTTGCTCATCGGAACCAACATCGGATCGATCGTTACCCCGTGGGCCTCGCTCGCGACGCTGCTGTGCCTGGAGTTCTGCCGCTCGCACGGTGTGCGCGTGCCGCTCGGACGCTTCGTGGCCACCGGAGCGGTGCTCGCGGCCACCGCGACAGCCGGGGCGGTAGGCGCGCTGCTTCTGGCACCCTGA